The Spiroplasma citri genome has a segment encoding these proteins:
- a CDS encoding MATE family efflux transporter, translated as MSEVLTVREKKLRFEKPWKTIAYFCVPTVFLMIVQGLYNIIDKSLVLSFAAPDLIHDQFYIDAYNRLKNINVTEIPLADMRSFINVATQYASQTYNLQWSFSIMIGMGCAMNFSIAYGQRDIPSMRRIAGNGFSLTVLFSIMVAFAIFCIVFPGWNAIFITSQMGKHYNPITESLCWEYSFPMLAAAPMMFLSYYFMSLIRSEGRMKWVIIMILSSLLINAAAAILFMKVCHLGMSGAMLGTVFSWTVQVIWGFIIVFKTKNSYSKFYWNDLFQIEGKNIANFTKAGLPNFINNAALVVTSYVATSLVVQLPNQEYHNGVAVLQELYSSIVPWMTLVLSAGVGVTQGARSIIAYNYGAKKNARIWEVLKRVSLLIIIWFCLMLIVFIIFGKDMMMLFAFPEKYAIKYRWWIVLNFMTYPFCSLTYIALTLFQGINRSFLATFTSSLRSIVVILPLIGIGFGVSQATGNPIFYYIFIGLNDLISAAIIIPILVYYWKKYRNKLVNEPDPYFSEYQEDLRTKKVLKVKHQQKK; from the coding sequence TTGTCAGAAGTTTTAACGGTTCGTGAAAAAAAATTACGGTTTGAAAAACCTTGAAAAACAATAGCCTACTTTTGTGTTCCAACTGTTTTTTTAATGATTGTACAAGGGCTGTATAATATTATTGATAAAAGTTTAGTGTTATCATTTGCCGCACCTGATTTAATTCATGACCAATTTTATATTGATGCATATAATCGGTTAAAAAATATTAATGTTACAGAAATTCCTTTAGCGGATATGCGGTCATTTATTAATGTTGCAACTCAATATGCTTCACAAACATATAATTTACAATGGTCATTTAGTATTATGATTGGAATGGGTTGTGCAATGAATTTTTCAATTGCTTATGGGCAACGGGATATTCCAAGTATGCGCCGGATTGCGGGAAATGGTTTTTCATTAACAGTTCTTTTTTCAATAATGGTAGCATTTGCAATTTTTTGTATTGTGTTTCCAGGATGAAATGCTATTTTTATTACTTCTCAAATGGGAAAACATTATAATCCAATTACAGAAAGTTTATGTTGGGAATATTCATTTCCAATGTTAGCGGCCGCGCCAATGATGTTTTTAAGTTATTATTTTATGTCATTAATTCGTAGTGAAGGACGAATGAAATGAGTAATAATTATGATTTTAAGTTCATTATTAATTAATGCTGCAGCAGCAATTTTATTTATGAAAGTTTGTCATCTTGGTATGTCAGGAGCAATGTTAGGTACAGTCTTTTCTTGAACAGTACAAGTAATCTGAGGATTTATTATTGTTTTTAAAACAAAAAATAGTTATTCAAAATTTTACTGAAATGATTTATTCCAAATTGAAGGAAAAAATATTGCTAATTTTACTAAAGCAGGGCTACCAAATTTTATTAATAATGCTGCTTTAGTAGTTACATCTTATGTTGCGACATCTCTTGTTGTTCAATTACCAAACCAAGAATATCATAATGGGGTTGCTGTTTTACAAGAACTTTATTCTTCAATTGTGCCATGAATGACATTAGTATTATCGGCTGGGGTTGGTGTTACACAAGGTGCTCGTAGTATTATTGCTTATAATTATGGTGCGAAAAAGAATGCTCGAATTTGAGAAGTTTTAAAACGTGTTAGTTTATTAATTATTATTTGATTTTGTTTAATGTTAATTGTCTTTATTATTTTTGGAAAAGATATGATGATGCTATTTGCTTTTCCTGAAAAATATGCGATTAAATATCGTTGATGAATTGTTTTAAACTTTATGACTTATCCATTTTGTTCGTTAACTTATATTGCTTTAACGTTGTTCCAAGGAATTAATCGTTCATTTTTAGCAACATTTACAAGTAGTTTACGTTCAATTGTCGTAATTTTACCATTAATTGGAATTGGTTTTGGGGTTAGCCAAGCAACTGGAAATCCAATTTTCTATTATATCTTTATTGGTTTAAATGATTTAATTTCAGCAGCAATTATTATTCCAATTTTAGTTTACTACTGAAAAAAATATCGGAATAAATTAGTGAATGAACCTGATCCATATTTTAGTGAATATCAAGAAGATTTACGAACTAAAAAAGTTTTAAAAGTAAAACATCAACAAAAAAAATAA
- a CDS encoding GNAT family N-acetyltransferase, which translates to MKQKKYRQNPKIKRMFRIKGEYEATKLAQNFVRYMTNPFQDKRIRNELIDTENKIYMTDISNDDDKTYTIAISTQLDYQEDAERVKELVKDYVDNDLDFLWYTIGEQIDEKEQAFFESLGFIQNEILVGMVFDLTKWKKVKLKVDKNLKFRRVNDNKRLTDFSKILESAMGPKSWDYAFYKTLLKLNKNKDTAEIDLLYKNDLPAATGNIYFEKDIAIIDDISTHQNFRRQGLAKLMMNHLINRVYNQGYDLVGLIATSQGYNVYRKLGFRPINLYLSEYITKTKITNLSQIATKISRGKIKHLQTLNQTAINNMVNNFSCKKCNKEITDNKYLMAFKGLSDFAINNYHQNCYSFSTKDKWVILVEKDNNN; encoded by the coding sequence ATGAAACAAAAAAAGTATCGACAGAATCCTAAAATTAAGCGAATGTTCCGAATTAAAGGTGAATATGAGGCAACAAAATTAGCACAAAATTTTGTCCGTTACATGACCAATCCCTTTCAAGATAAACGCATTCGAAATGAATTAATTGATACTGAAAATAAAATTTATATGACTGATATTAGCAATGATGATGATAAAACATATACTATTGCAATTAGTACCCAATTAGATTACCAAGAAGATGCTGAACGTGTAAAAGAGTTAGTAAAAGACTATGTTGATAATGACTTAGATTTTTTATGATATACAATTGGCGAACAAATTGATGAAAAAGAACAAGCTTTTTTTGAATCATTAGGATTTATTCAAAATGAAATCTTAGTTGGAATGGTCTTTGATTTAACAAAATGAAAAAAAGTAAAATTAAAAGTTGATAAAAATCTTAAATTCCGACGTGTTAATGATAATAAACGATTAACTGATTTTAGTAAAATTCTTGAAAGTGCAATGGGGCCAAAAAGTTGAGATTATGCATTTTATAAAACTTTATTAAAATTAAATAAAAATAAAGATACGGCTGAAATTGATTTATTATATAAAAATGATCTTCCTGCAGCAACTGGAAATATTTACTTTGAAAAAGATATTGCAATTATTGATGATATTTCAACTCATCAAAATTTTCGCCGACAAGGATTAGCAAAACTAATGATGAATCACTTAATTAATCGTGTTTATAATCAGGGTTACGACTTAGTTGGATTGATTGCAACGTCACAAGGATATAATGTTTATCGCAAATTAGGATTTCGTCCAATTAATTTATATTTAAGTGAATACATCACAAAAACAAAAATCACTAATTTAAGTCAAATTGCCACAAAAATTAGTCGTGGTAAAATTAAACATCTCCAAACATTAAATCAAACAGCAATTAATAATATGGTAAATAATTTTAGTTGTAAAAAATGTAATAAAGAAATCACTGATAATAAATATTTAATGGCTTTTAAAGGATTAAGTGATTTTGCTATTAATAATTATCACCAAAATTGTTATAGTTTTTCAACAAAAGATAAATGAGTAATTTTAGTTGAAAAAGATAATAATAATTAA
- a CDS encoding ABC transporter ATP-binding protein, with amino-acid sequence MYSYENKKSNFTPNPDLAIEIHGFTKKFKKFVAVDNIDMNVAKGKIHGFIGPNGSGKTTTIKSLVGAIIPTSGNFSINGLKSISPAAKKLIGYIPENAWFPKHLNVYKYLIEISYLRDVKYKEAKVKAKEILENLNLWKFRTKNPNTFSSGMKKKVLLAQVLIADPKVLILDEPAANLEPAARQELFNDLIKVKNQGKTILICSHILTELQI; translated from the coding sequence TTGTATAGTTATGAAAACAAAAAAAGTAATTTTACACCAAATCCTGATTTAGCAATTGAGATTCATGGATTTACAAAAAAATTTAAAAAATTTGTAGCTGTTGATAATATTGATATGAATGTTGCAAAAGGGAAAATTCATGGTTTTATTGGGCCAAATGGTTCTGGGAAAACTACAACAATTAAATCATTAGTTGGGGCCATTATTCCAACAAGTGGTAATTTTAGTATTAATGGTTTAAAATCTATTTCACCAGCAGCAAAGAAACTGATTGGATATATACCTGAAAATGCTTGATTTCCAAAGCACTTAAATGTTTATAAATATTTAATTGAAATAAGTTATTTACGAGATGTTAAGTATAAAGAAGCAAAAGTAAAAGCAAAGGAAATTTTAGAAAATCTAAATTTATGAAAATTTCGAACTAAAAATCCTAATACATTTTCATCAGGAATGAAGAAAAAGGTCTTGTTAGCACAAGTATTAATCGCTGATCCAAAGGTATTAATTTTAGATGAACCAGCTGCTAATTTAGAACCAGCTGCTCGTCAAGAATTATTCAATGATTTAATTAAAGTTAAAAATCAAGGTAAAACAATTTTAATTTGTTCACATATTTTAACTGAATTACAGATTTAG
- a CDS encoding SLC5/6 family protein, whose amino-acid sequence MGFPTLLKQNGGLAFFVLYILAIITCGIPLLILEFNIGNMRRKSLINIFDEENPKASRFIGWFESAFMFIVANYYTVLIGYVLISLILNFTSSINTPLWFDNNILNPGGIGVTGNANFQWLAYLAFIAIVIIVGTIVMFQAKGIEKANVIFIPVLFVILLVLAIYVLTIPGALQELGTVLMPTEKTLSSFGNLQVWSDAFGLGVFTVCVGSGFMMLFAGAAPKTQDNTNKAYILSFGVLATSLLTLIMFFGSAGILVHEQNSGLITIDDYTNAIDEAFPKDGGASFIFNVFPQTFNVINKQTFVGFGNFLGILFLQHYYLLD is encoded by the coding sequence ATGGGGTTCCCCACCTTATTAAAACAAAATGGAGGTTTAGCCTTTTTTGTTTTATATATTTTGGCAATTATTACTTGTGGGATTCCGTTATTAATTTTGGAATTCAACATTGGTAATATGCGTCGTAAATCGTTAATTAATATTTTTGATGAAGAAAACCCCAAAGCAAGTAGATTTATCGGTTGGTTTGAATCAGCTTTTATGTTTATTGTCGCTAACTACTATACTGTATTAATTGGTTATGTTTTAATTTCATTAATACTAAATTTTACATCGTCAATTAATACACCGTTATGGTTTGATAATAATATTTTAAATCCTGGTGGAATTGGTGTGACCGGTAATGCTAATTTTCAATGATTAGCATACTTAGCCTTTATTGCGATTGTTATTATTGTTGGGACAATTGTGATGTTTCAAGCAAAAGGGATTGAAAAAGCGAATGTTATTTTTATTCCAGTCTTATTTGTTATTTTATTAGTTTTAGCAATTTATGTTTTAACAATTCCAGGAGCATTACAAGAACTGGGAACAGTTTTAATGCCAACGGAAAAAACTTTAAGTTCCTTTGGCAACTTGCAAGTATGAAGTGATGCCTTTGGATTAGGTGTGTTTACTGTTTGCGTCGGATCAGGATTTATGATGTTATTTGCTGGTGCAGCGCCAAAAACACAGGATAATACGAATAAAGCATATATTTTATCATTTGGAGTTTTAGCAACTTCGCTTTTAACATTAATTATGTTTTTTGGTTCAGCAGGAATTTTAGTTCATGAACAAAATTCGGGATTAATTACGATTGATGATTATACCAACGCAATTGATGAAGCTTTTCCAAAGGATGGAGGTGCTAGTTTTATTTTTAATGTCTTTCCACAAACTTTTAATGTTATTAATAAACAAACCTTTGTTGGTTTTGGAAATTTTTTAGGAATTTTATTTTTACAGCACTATTATTTGCTGGATTAA
- a CDS encoding DEAD/DEAH box helicase encodes MSNFNQFGFKRFLNFGLAELNFVEPTIVQEKVMPLLLKHQNVICKAHTGTGKTFAFCLPILNNINYEQVKIQAIIVTPTRELAKQIYDNIRFFKKFEPNLQVNYFIGGEDIKRQIKQLQRTQPHIIIATPTRLKDSFEQQSLNLGKLTTFIIDECDMLFDLGFIENVDYILSKVNSNVQVSVFSATIPHELKPFLIKYLKNPHYLDLNANQLTNQNITHILIPTKHQERETILLKLLKTFDPYLCLIFVNKKTDINKYYDLLLEHNYSVAQLHAGLEPRLRTKVVKRIRNLEYKYVIASDIAARGIDFIGVSHVISIDLPNDLEYYTHRSGRTGRANYTGYSYVLYDTKNLTLVQQLISKGITFKTKKWNQQGELVETVISIDKSKKHSSLVVDNEINKIIHRYKTKDNNKKVKPGYKKKRKAEIDEFKKQVRRSHIKESIKRIKKEKAKERATKLFDKD; translated from the coding sequence ATGAGTAATTTTAATCAATTTGGCTTTAAACGGTTTTTAAATTTCGGTCTTGCTGAATTAAATTTTGTTGAACCAACTATTGTTCAAGAAAAAGTAATGCCATTATTGTTAAAACATCAAAATGTTATATGCAAGGCGCATACAGGAACTGGAAAAACATTTGCGTTTTGTTTGCCAATTTTAAATAATATAAATTATGAGCAAGTGAAAATTCAAGCCATTATTGTGACCCCAACACGTGAATTAGCAAAACAAATTTATGATAATATTCGTTTTTTTAAAAAATTTGAACCAAATTTACAAGTTAATTATTTTATTGGTGGCGAAGATATTAAACGTCAAATTAAACAATTACAACGAACACAGCCGCACATTATTATTGCCACTCCAACTCGGCTAAAAGATTCATTTGAGCAACAAAGTTTAAATTTAGGTAAATTAACAACTTTTATTATTGATGAATGTGATATGCTTTTTGATTTAGGTTTTATTGAAAATGTTGATTATATTTTGAGTAAAGTTAATTCTAATGTTCAAGTATCTGTTTTTTCTGCAACAATTCCGCATGAGTTAAAACCTTTTTTAATCAAATATTTAAAAAATCCACATTATTTAGATTTAAATGCCAATCAATTAACAAATCAAAACATTACACATATTTTAATTCCAACGAAGCATCAAGAACGAGAAACAATTTTATTAAAACTTTTAAAAACATTTGACCCATATTTATGTTTAATTTTTGTTAATAAAAAAACAGACATTAATAAGTATTATGATTTGTTATTAGAACATAATTATTCTGTAGCTCAATTACACGCAGGGTTAGAACCACGATTGCGAACAAAAGTTGTTAAACGGATTCGAAATTTAGAATATAAATATGTTATTGCAAGTGATATTGCAGCCCGTGGGATTGATTTTATTGGTGTTAGTCATGTTATTTCAATTGATTTACCAAATGATTTAGAATATTATACTCATCGTAGTGGGCGTACTGGGCGGGCAAATTATACAGGGTATAGTTATGTTCTTTATGATACGAAAAATTTAACTTTAGTTCAACAATTAATTTCAAAGGGAATTACTTTTAAAACAAAGAAATGAAATCAACAGGGAGAATTGGTTGAAACAGTTATTAGTATTGATAAGTCTAAAAAACATTCTTCTCTTGTGGTTGATAATGAAATTAATAAAATTATTCATCGTTATAAGACAAAAGATAATAATAAAAAAGTTAAACCTGGTTATAAGAAAAAACGTAAAGCAGAAATTGATGAATTTAAAAAACAAGTTCGGCGAAGTCATATTAAGGAATCAATTAAAAGAATTAAAAAAGAAAAAGCGAAAGAACGGGCAACCAAATTATTTGATAAAGATTAA
- a CDS encoding valine--tRNA ligase, translating to MRKELTKKYDHILVETGKYQFWKKKGYFTADVKSKQPSFSIVIPPPNVTGKLHLGHAWDTTLQDLIIRYKKLLGFDTLYLPGMDHAGIATQAKVEERLCVTKNILRHDLGREKFIEQVWAWKEEYAEIIREQWAKLGLALDYSREQFTLNNNLSAAVQKVFIDLYQKGLIYRGKRIISWDPVQKTALSNIEVIYQEQQGKMYYFKYFLENSTSEFLTIATTRPETMFADQCVVVNPNDNRYRKYWNKKVVNPANGELLPIICDDYVEQDFETGAMKCTPAHDANDFEIALRHHLAMPICMNLDGTMNELAGKYHNQDRFTARQNLVHDLNQQKLIVEIKVHSHQVGFSERSGAIVEPYLSDQWFVKMEYFAEKIIKFQSSTNKIQFYPPRFNITLINWMKNVQDWCISRQLWWGHQIPAWYYKDDSTKIHVGLTPPDNSKNWIQDADVLDTWFSSALWPMTSLGWNWDKKLFQHYFPTNVLVTGYDIIFFWVSRMMFESLEFTKEKPFNDVLIHGLIRDEEGRKMSKSLGNGVDPMDVIKEYGADTLRYFLVTNSAPGQDLRFSLEKVNSAWNFINKLWNAARYVEMNLTNNFKPLVNFEIEIKNLLLNHQENAIDQWILSELAKTITKVQTNMEKYEFVLVGKDLYDFVWNKLCSWYIELTKVNLQSNNATIKMVSTQTLFYVLKQILIMLHPFIPFVTEEIYQKLNLKESIMLEVYPKINFNYNVDYLNLVTEIVAAIRELRSNYQIKKEHIIEIWFDQASSKNNITTNVISLINEFILKMVNSKVMGVLHQKDQNQKYVTIPLTNVILEVGLNDIVDETIEHQKINAELTRLEQELKRSKNILNNPNFLAKANAEKIKLEEEKYAQYLEQYQQLKGKITNDNSNN from the coding sequence ATGAGAAAAGAATTAACAAAGAAATATGATCATATCTTGGTCGAAACAGGAAAATATCAATTTTGGAAGAAAAAAGGTTATTTTACCGCGGATGTTAAAAGTAAACAACCAAGTTTTAGTATTGTTATTCCACCCCCAAATGTGACAGGGAAATTGCATTTAGGTCATGCATGAGATACAACATTGCAAGACTTGATTATTCGTTATAAAAAATTACTAGGATTTGATACTTTATATTTACCAGGAATGGATCATGCGGGAATTGCTACCCAGGCAAAAGTAGAAGAACGTTTATGTGTAACAAAAAATATTTTACGACATGATTTAGGGCGAGAAAAGTTTATTGAACAAGTTTGAGCATGAAAGGAAGAGTATGCTGAAATTATTCGTGAGCAATGAGCTAAATTAGGTTTAGCATTAGATTATTCACGCGAACAATTTACGTTAAATAATAATTTATCAGCGGCAGTGCAAAAAGTTTTTATTGATTTATACCAAAAAGGATTAATTTATCGTGGTAAACGAATTATTTCATGAGATCCCGTGCAAAAAACCGCTTTATCAAATATTGAAGTTATTTATCAAGAACAACAAGGCAAAATGTATTACTTTAAATATTTTTTAGAGAATAGCACAAGTGAGTTTTTGACCATTGCAACAACGCGTCCAGAAACAATGTTTGCTGATCAATGTGTTGTTGTTAATCCAAATGATAATCGTTACCGCAAATATTGAAATAAAAAGGTAGTAAATCCCGCAAACGGTGAATTACTTCCTATTATTTGTGATGATTATGTTGAACAAGATTTTGAAACGGGAGCAATGAAATGTACACCAGCACATGATGCTAATGATTTTGAAATTGCTTTGCGTCATCATTTAGCGATGCCAATTTGTATGAACTTAGATGGAACAATGAACGAATTAGCTGGGAAATATCATAACCAAGATCGTTTTACTGCTCGTCAAAATTTAGTGCATGATTTAAATCAACAAAAGTTAATTGTTGAAATTAAAGTTCATTCTCACCAAGTTGGTTTTTCAGAACGAAGTGGTGCTATTGTTGAACCATATTTGTCAGACCAATGATTCGTTAAAATGGAATATTTTGCTGAAAAAATTATTAAATTTCAATCATCAACAAATAAAATTCAATTTTATCCACCTCGCTTTAATATAACATTAATTAATTGAATGAAAAATGTTCAAGATTGATGTATTTCACGGCAACTATGATGGGGACATCAAATTCCAGCATGATATTATAAAGATGATTCAACAAAAATTCATGTCGGTTTAACTCCACCAGATAATAGTAAAAATTGAATTCAAGATGCAGATGTTTTAGATACTTGATTTTCATCAGCATTATGGCCAATGACAAGTTTAGGGTGAAATTGAGATAAAAAATTATTTCAACACTATTTTCCAACTAATGTTTTGGTAACTGGTTATGATATTATTTTCTTTTGAGTTTCAAGAATGATGTTTGAATCATTAGAATTTACGAAGGAAAAACCATTTAATGATGTTTTAATTCATGGTTTAATTCGGGATGAAGAAGGACGAAAAATGAGTAAGTCATTAGGGAATGGGGTTGACCCGATGGATGTTATTAAAGAATATGGTGCAGATACATTACGTTATTTTTTAGTTACAAATAGTGCCCCAGGACAAGATTTACGTTTTTCGTTAGAAAAAGTTAATAGTGCTTGAAATTTTATTAATAAGTTATGAAATGCTGCTCGTTATGTTGAAATGAATTTAACAAATAATTTTAAACCATTGGTTAATTTTGAAATAGAAATTAAAAACTTATTATTAAACCATCAAGAAAATGCTATTGACCAATGAATTTTATCAGAATTAGCAAAAACAATTACTAAAGTACAAACTAATATGGAAAAATATGAATTTGTTTTAGTTGGAAAAGATTTGTATGATTTTGTATGAAATAAGCTTTGCTCATGATATATTGAATTAACAAAAGTTAATTTGCAAAGTAATAATGCAACAATTAAAATGGTATCAACTCAAACATTGTTTTATGTTTTAAAACAAATTTTAATTATGTTACATCCATTTATTCCATTTGTAACGGAAGAAATTTATCAAAAATTAAATTTAAAAGAATCAATTATGTTAGAAGTTTATCCAAAAATTAATTTTAATTATAATGTTGATTATTTAAATTTAGTAACAGAAATTGTTGCTGCAATCCGCGAATTGCGAAGCAATTATCAAATTAAAAAAGAACATATTATTGAAATTTGATTTGATCAAGCAAGTAGTAAGAATAACATTACTACAAATGTTATTTCATTAATTAATGAATTTATTTTAAAAATGGTTAATAGTAAAGTTATGGGTGTGCTTCACCAAAAAGATCAAAACCAAAAATATGTAACAATTCCATTAACGAATGTTATTTTAGAAGTTGGATTGAATGATATTGTTGATGAAACAATTGAGCACCAAAAAATCAATGCGGAATTAACTCGCCTAGAACAAGAGCTAAAACGAAGCAAAAACATTTTAAATAATCCAAATTTTTTAGCAAAGGCAAATGCTGAAAAGATTAAACTTGAAGAAGAAAAATATGCCCAATATTTAGAACAATATCAACAATTAAAAGGAAAAATAACAAATGACAATTCCAACAATTAA
- a CDS encoding ABC transporter permease produces MVLSLGLGIRDVASGDYTDATKSLFIIYSWIWYMLYFGLTSMFIGFKAVQLIRDEIDDGTLLIFSSIPISRTRMIIEKWLALQLLCLIYSLIILLLPPIFSLAMGPKGTSIGKVILSKVNFMILTSFILQLFLTTIGILISLGLNAKGVIGILFTIGFLTVIGAMIPFIYNASKGDRASQYLIQTADLAKNPVKFKESDVKKTYDDLLNPTGWPVWSVTDNKLSVSFSNSSENMEAFDVTSLARNIDLVITKIPNNGKVNGKVMEKIFLETMLLQKLKNQMIIQY; encoded by the coding sequence ATGGTTTTATCATTAGGATTAGGAATTAGAGATGTCGCTAGTGGAGACTATACTGATGCTACTAAATCATTATTTATTATTTATTCATGGATTTGATATATGCTATACTTTGGGTTAACATCAATGTTTATTGGTTTTAAAGCGGTACAGTTAATTCGTGATGAAATTGATGATGGAACGTTATTAATTTTTTCATCAATTCCAATATCGCGAACAAGAATGATTATTGAAAAATGATTAGCTTTACAGTTATTATGCTTAATTTATTCACTAATTATTTTATTATTACCACCAATTTTTTCATTAGCCATGGGACCGAAAGGAACATCAATTGGAAAAGTAATTTTAAGCAAAGTTAACTTTATGATTTTAACAAGTTTTATTTTACAATTATTTTTAACTACAATTGGTATTTTAATTTCTTTAGGGTTAAATGCAAAAGGTGTTATTGGTATTTTATTTACAATTGGTTTTTTAACCGTAATTGGGGCAATGATTCCTTTTATTTATAATGCAAGTAAAGGTGATCGCGCATCACAATATTTGATCCAAACCGCGGATTTAGCAAAAAATCCAGTTAAATTTAAGGAATCTGATGTTAAAAAAACATACGATGATTTATTAAATCCGACTGGTTGACCAGTATGAAGTGTAACGGACAATAAACTTAGTGTGTCATTTTCTAATAGTAGTGAAAATATGGAAGCTTTTGATGTGACTTCGCTAGCACGAAATATTGATTTAGTGATTACTAAAATACCTAATAATGGAAAAGTTAATGGAAAAGTAATGGAAAAGATATTTCTTGAGACGATGTTGTTGCAGAAGTTAAAAAACCAAATGATTATCCAATATTAG
- a CDS encoding ribosomal-processing cysteine protease Prp — protein MIKIIITKTEQKIKKIEITGHAKAAEYGKDLVCAAITGIATGGLNAIDQIKSNSCQFIVKEGLIIITVKNNSADLQVVLQTIYYQFLTIYQQYQKFISVKEVEE, from the coding sequence ATGATTAAGATTATAATTACTAAAACTGAACAAAAAATTAAGAAAATTGAAATTACTGGTCATGCTAAAGCAGCTGAATATGGTAAAGACCTTGTTTGTGCCGCAATAACAGGAATTGCAACTGGTGGCTTAAATGCAATTGATCAAATTAAATCAAATAGTTGTCAATTCATTGTTAAGGAAGGATTAATTATTATTACAGTAAAAAATAATAGTGCTGACTTACAAGTTGTGTTACAAACAATTTATTATCAATTTTTAACAATTTATCAGCAATATCAAAAATTTATTAGTGTAAAGGAGGTTGAAGAATAA
- the rpmA gene encoding 50S ribosomal protein L27, which produces MKFALGLQLFASKKGVGSTKNGRDSYSKRLGAKKADGQTIRAGSIIYRQRGTKVHPGANVGRGGDDTLFALIDGIVKFEKFGRNKTKASVYQKQVK; this is translated from the coding sequence ATGAAGTTCGCATTAGGCTTACAGCTATTTGCTTCAAAAAAAGGAGTAGGATCGACTAAAAATGGTCGTGATTCATATTCAAAACGATTAGGTGCAAAAAAAGCTGATGGCCAAACAATTAGAGCAGGATCAATCATTTATCGTCAACGTGGAACAAAAGTTCACCCAGGAGCAAATGTTGGGCGTGGTGGTGATGATACCTTATTTGCCTTAATTGATGGAATTGTTAAGTTTGAAAAATTTGGACGAAATAAAACAAAAGCATCAGTTTATCAAAAACAAGTTAAATAA